In Malus sylvestris chromosome 15, drMalSylv7.2, whole genome shotgun sequence, a single genomic region encodes these proteins:
- the LOC126603198 gene encoding agamous-like MADS-box protein AGL12: MARGKVQMKRIENPVHRQVTFCKRRVGLLKKAKELSVLCDAEIGVFIFSSHGKLFELATKGSMQGLIERYMKMKPTRVSQVEQTVETQTLDAKKEINLLKQEIEILQKGLRYMFDGGAGTMTLDELQVLEKNLEIWIYHVRSAKMDILFQEIQLLRNSEGVLTAANKYLQDKIEENTGVTNFIPMATDNTYPFTIPDDIFEC, from the exons ATGGCTCGTGGAAAGGTTCAGATGAAGAGGATCGAGAACCCGGTGCACAGGCAGGTTACTTTCTGCAAGCGCCGGGTGGGACTCCTAAAGAAGGCTAAAGAGCTGTCTGTGCTGTGTGATGCTGAGATTGGAGTTTTCATTTTCTCCTCCCATGGAAAGCTCTTTGAACTAGCCACCAAAGG AAGCATGCAAGGGCTTATTGAGAGGTACATGAAGATGAAGCCCACCCGAGTGTCTCAGGTTGAACAAACCGTGGAAACACAGACTTTG GATGCGAAAAAGGAGATTAACTTGCTGAAACAGGAGATTGAAATACTGCAGAAAGGCCTCAG GTATATGTTTGATGGAGGTGCTGGGACAATGACTTTGGATGAACTACAAGTGCTTGAAAAAAATCTTGAAATATGGATTTATCACGTCCGCTCGGCAAAG ATGGACATTTTGTTCCAAGAGATCCAGCTGTTGAGGAACTCG GAAGGAGTTCTGACAGCTGCAAATAAGTATCTTCAAGATAAG ATTGAAGAGAACACTGGAGTTACTAACTTTATACCAATGGCGACTGACAACACATATCCGTTTACCATACCAGATGACATATTTGAGTGTTAG
- the LOC126603194 gene encoding uncharacterized protein LOC126603194 has product MGRRVGSAYVVLYVLVCQLFVSNLGDYVSGSESGEYASAIGDPGMRNPNVRVALEAWNFCNEVGSEAPGMGSPRLADCADVHCPTVTTTEPMDRTPLDVESKCVLHHRVNESDNNLRAGDMFPLRDFKSYTDPDLYATEKELYLASLCEVHNSSDPWQFWMVMLKNGNFDKNTTLCPENGKHLSKIVTDRNFPCFGEGCMNQPLVYHNYSRLVSDGYQKLSVTGGFYGTYDLDADLTKGIGKNSYFSVSWQKNLSTGSWIFSQRLTTSSKYPWLMLYLRADATKGYNGGYHYDGRGIMRKLPVSPHFKVRLTLDVKRGGGPNSQFYMLDIGSCWKNNGKPCDGNVLTDVTRYSEMIINPETTSWCRPDNLVSCPPYHVTVSGDIIYRNETSRFPYSAYHLYCTPGNAEYLEKPYDICDPYSNPQAQELVQILPHPEWAVHGYPGKKGNGWVGDPRTWELDVGALSSRLYFYQDPGTKPAERVWSSINVGTEIYVSNSGETAEWTVSDFDVLVPEGVGGGYSSY; this is encoded by the exons ATGGGTCGCCGTGTCGGGTCAGCTTATGTTGTTCTTTATGTTCTTGTTTGTCAACTGTTCGTGTCGAATTTGGGTGACTATGTGTCGGGCTCGGAGTCGGGCGAGTACGCGTCGGCAATAGGAGACCCGGGAATGAGGAACCCAAATGTGAGAGTTGCGTTGGAAGCTTGGAACTTCTGCAATGAAGTTGGAAGTGAAGCGCCCGGCATGGGCAGCCCCAGGCTCGCTGATTGTGCTGATGTCCATTGTCCCACTGTTACTACTACTG AACCTATGGATCGGACCCCTCTTGACGTGGAGAGTAAGTGTGTACTTCATCACAGAGTTAATGAATCAGACAACAACTTAAGGGCTGGCGATATGTTTCCCTTAAGGGATTTTAAGTCATACACAGACCCTGACTTGTATGCAACGGAAAAGGAACTGTATCTTGCTTCTTTATGCGAGGTTCATAATTCATCGGATCCATGGCAGTTTTGGATGGTCATGCTTAAGAATGGAAATTTTGACAAGAACACTACTCTTTGTCCTGAAAATGGCAAGCACTTAAGCAAAATTGTAACAGATAGGAACTTTCCATGTTTCGGTGAAGGTTGCATGAACCAGCCACTCGTGTACCATAACTACTCAAGATTGGTTTCTGACGGTTACCAAAAATTGTCTGTGACTGGAGGATTTTATGGAACTTATGATCTTGATGCTGATTTGACCAAAGGTATAGGAAAGAACTCCTACTTTTCGGTCTCCTGGCAGAAAAACTTGAGCACAGGAAGTTGGATTTTCTCGCAGAGGTTAACAACATCTTCAAAGTATCCCTGGCTTATGTTGTATCTGCGTGCAGATGCAACAAAAGGATATAATGGTGGTTACCACTACGATGGTCGTGGCATCATGAGAAAG CTGCCAGTGTCTCCACATTTTAAAGTACGATTAACACTTGATGTTAAACGTGGAGGAGGGCCAAACAGTCAGTTTTATATGCTTGATATAGGAAGCTGTTGGAAGAATAATGGAAAACCATGTGATGGTAATGTTCTGACAGATGTAACTAGATATAGTGAAATGATAATAAATCCAGAAACTACAAGCTGGTGTCGGCCAGATAACCTTGTCTCCTGCCCGCCTTACCATGTTACTGTTAGCGGTGACATTATATACAGAAATGAAACATCTCGGTTTCCATATTCTGCTTACCATCTCTACTGCACTCCTGGGAATGCTGAATATCTGGAGAAACCATATGATATATGTGACCCATATAGCAATCCACAAGCACAGGAATTGGTGCAAATTCTTCCGCATCCGGAATGGGCTGTACATGGCTATcctggaaagaaaggaaatggatgggTTGGCGACCCCAGGACGTGGGAGCTTGATGTGGGTGCCCTCTCTAGCCGGTTGTACTTCTACCAG GACCCAGGAACAAAACCAGCAGAGAGGGTATGGTCTTCGATTAATGTTGGTACAGAAATATACGTCAGTAACTCGGGAGAGACTGCGGAATGGACTGTAAGTGATTTTGATGTACTAGTTCCTGAAGGTGTTGGTGGTGGTTATAGCTCTTATTGA